The DNA segment TGATTGGGCATAATACACCAGGCATGTATTTCCATTCCTTTATTTTTCTGACAGAATCTTAAACTCTTCAACAGCAGCTCTATATATTCATCTTTTATAAAGACATTCAGCCAGCCGACAACAGCAAAGCTTACGAAATACAGCCCTTCGGGATTATGGAATTTGTAATTTCTACTCATCAATGTATGTTTTGATAAAGATAAAAATTTATAAAAGATAAATAAAAACAAAAAGCCACGCGATGGAATCGCGCGGCAGCTTATGATTATTTTATTAAATTTTAATGTCCAAAAATATCTTTTAATGTTACTTCTTTAAAAGTTCCCATCTGAGAAACAGCGTTCATATTCAGGTTTTCTTTTTTCCCGATAATAGCTGTATTAAAATGGACCGATTTAATGTAATTATTATAAAATTCCTTAACATCTTCAAAAGTCAGTTTTTCAATCTGCTGATAAATATCTTTTCTGAAATCATGATAAATATTAAGTTTTTTGAGTCGTAACGTATTAAAGAAAATATTCGTTCTGGTAACTCTCGCGGAAGCAATCTGCTTTAAGGCTGCATTTCTGGCGTTTTCAAACTGTGCCGGAACTTCAGGAAGTTCATTCATCAGTTCGGTAAGAGTATCTACGGCAATCTGCAGTTTATCCGGCTGTGTTCCGATATACGTTGTGATATAATCAGGATGATGGAGTTCCGAATTGGCAGCGTAAGAAACATACGCAGAATAAGCAAGACTTTTACTTTCACGGATTTCCTGGAAAACAATCGAAGATAAACCTCTTCCGAAATATTCATTGAATACATTAATTTTTCCGAAATTTCCTGTATCCACCATTTGTCCTTTTCCGATTCTGCTCATTTCCATCTGTACCATGTCGTAGTTTGTGAAATAAACATTTCCCGTAGTTTCCGGCTCCGGATATTTTTTAGGTTCGGGAATAGCCAGGCTTTCCGTTTCGATATATTTTCCGATATATTCTTTAAAACCTTCAAAGTTTCTTCCGTAAAAAAAGATCTGATATGGAAACCTGAATAAATTCTTCATTCTTTCCGTAAAAACTTCAACATTGGTGTTTTCAAGCTCTTCTTTTGAAATAATATCCGTAAACCTTGAAAACGAGCCGAGTTTGGTATAATTCGTTAAAGCCGTCATGATACGGGCTTTGTCTTTTTTTACTGCTGCACGGTTTTCAAGCACTGTTTCTACAAACTGGTTATAAATTTCCTGATCCGGCTGTACTTCTTTCATCCAGTGCTGGAGAAGCTCGATCCCTTTAGGAATATTTTCTTCAAGTCCCGCCAGTGAAATCGTAAGCTGATCATTAGCCGTTTTAAAATCATTGGTAATTCCGATCTTAAAAAATTCCTTCTTAAGATCATCCGGTGAAAACTTTTCCGTACCTAAATATTGAAGAACCTGAGTGGAAATACCAAGATCCCGGTCATGATCGCTCCCAAAAGGAAAAATAAAATGCACCTGGGCAATATCATTGCTTTTATTTTTTACAAAACTCAGTTTTTTATCTTTAATACTATCCGTGAGAATCTCTTTCTGATAATCGATAAACTCAGGCTGAATATCTTCCGTTTTTTCAGCTAAAATCTCCCGGAGGAATTCAGATTGAGCTTCACGGTTGATCTTTACCGGTGTGATTCCGGGATTTTCCACACGAATCAGCTTATCATTGGTTCCTTTTTCTTTTTTAACAATGACGTAGTTGTCTTTGAAAAATTGGTTGGCAAAATTTACTACCTCATCCTTTGTAATTGCTGCATATTCATCCATTTCATTCAGTTCCTGTTCCCAGGTTCTGCCTTTGATGTAGGTATCGTAAAGGTTGGTAGCCAAGCCGTCTGCTGTTTCCAGCCCCTTCATTCTCTGCACTTTAAAATCATTAATGATGGCCTTTAGCGTCCAGTCCGGGAAGTTTCCTTTTTTTACCAGTTCAACCTGTTCCAGCACAAGATTTTTTGCTTCATCCAATGTCTGTGTTTCTTTAGGAACCGCAACAATGGAGAAATATCCGTACTGTTTTAACCCTACTGAAAATGCCTGTCCCCAAAGCAGTTTCTGGGTCTGATTGATATTCAGGTCTATCAATCCCGCCTCTCCCCTGTTGCTCAAAATATTGGCTACAATATCAGCAAGCATGGCTTCCTTTGTTCCGTAGCTTTCGGTTCTCCAGGCGAGCTGAACTCTTGGTGTGGTAGGACTTTTCACGGTTCTTTCTATAATTTCCGTGATAGGCTTTTCTGTAACAGCAGTTTTTTTAGGCAATTCCCGGTAAGGAATTGTTCCGAAATACTGATCTACAAGTTTAATAGTATCATCAAAATCAAGATCTCCTACCAAAACCATTGCATAATTATTCGGGACGTAATATTCATCAAAATATTTATGAATCGCTTTCATGGAAGGATTTTTCAGATGTTCCGCCTTTCCCAGGGTGGTTTGCTGCCCGTTGGGATGATTGGGAAAAAGTGCGTCCATCAGTTCGTATTGAACCAGCCTGGAGTCATTATCCTGTGCCCTGTTGAATTCTTCATACACCGATTCAAGCTCAGTATGGAAAAGTCTCAACACCAGCTCCGAAAATCTTTCTTTTTCAATTTTCAGCCACTTTTCCAGTTCATTATTGGGAATATTATTTTTATAAACGGTTTCATCAAACCAGGTGTGAGCATTGGTTCCCGTAGCGCCTAATGAAGAAATTGCCTTGTCATATTCATTTGCAATAGCATATTGGCTTGCTTCCTGAGAAAGTTCATCTATCTTCCGGTAAATGGTTTTCTTCTTTTCCGGATCAGCCGTTGCCTTATGTTCTTCAAACAAATCCGAAATCCGGCTCAGCAACTCATTTTCTTTTTCCCAATCCTGTGTACCGAGTTTTGAAGTCCCTTTAAACATCATATGCTCAAGATAATGGGCAAGCCCGGTATTATCGGCCGGATCATTATTGCTTCCCGTGCGTACCGGAATATAAGTCTGGATTCTCGGAGCGTCAAAATTCTGGGCAATAAATACCTTCAGTCCGTTTTTTAAAGTATAAATTCTTACGTTATTTTCATCATTGGAAACGGTAATATATTCGTAATTTCCATCTTTATGAATCGTTTCACTGTATTTTTTATCTGTCATATCAATCATTTTCATTCTTACATCAGAATGCCATACAAATGTAAGGAATAGAAAATGAACTGTGTATGTTTTGTCAGGATTAGCGTACCTTACTAAAATTGTAAATTCCTGAATACTGTTTGTTCATTTGATTAAATTAAATGCCTAGGAGATTTAAAATAAAAATAAATTAAGTCTGATCTGAAGATTTTATTTCATCTTCGAGACTAAAAAGACTCCATGATGAGCAAAAAAGCTCGCCCACGAATCTAAAAGACTGAAAAACCAGTCTAAAAGGCTCATCGACGAAGCAAAAAGACTCAACGATGAGCCTAAAAGGATCAAAAACCAGCCTAAAAGGCTCAATGACGAGGCAAAAACACTCAACGGCGAGCCTAAAAGGTTCAACAACCAGCCTTGGAGGTTCAAAATTGAAGCAAAAAGGGTGGTTTTAAAACGATCATGTTAAAAAATTACCCATAACACCTCCGGTTAATCCTTTCCACATTTCCCTATTAAAAGAACTCTTTTTCTTATATTTGTTTTTTATGGACAATATGGACGCAACACAAGATAAAAGATTATTCCTGATCGATGCTTATGCAATGATTTTCAGAGGATATTATGCTCTGATCAGAAATCCGAGACTCACCAGCAAAGGCCTGGATACTTCAGCCATTTTCGGATTTACCAATTCCCTGATTGAATTGATCAGAAGGGAAAAGCCTACTCATCTTGCGGTGGTTTTTGATGTGGGTGAAGCCAGCATTAGAACGGGAGATTTTTCAGAATATAAAGCCAACAGGAGTGAAACACCGGAAGCCATCCAAAATGCGATTCCATACATCCACAGAATTCTGCAGGCCATGCATATTCCTATCCTGGGTGTTCCCGGTTATGAAGCGGATGATGTGATCGGAACCATTGCATGTAAAGCTGAAAAAGAAGGCTATACAACATTTATGGTAACTCCGGACAAAGATTTTGCACAGCTGGTTACCGATAAAATTAAAATTTACAAACCCGGATTAAAGGGCGGAGATATCGAAATTTTAGGCGTAGACGAAGTGAAAGCCAAATATGAAATTGAAGATCCTAAACAAGTCATAGATTTCCTGGCGATGATGGGAGATTCAGTCGATAATATTCCGGGACTTGATGGTGTGGGTGAAAAAACTGCGATGAAATTCCTGAAAGAGTTCGGAAATATTGAAACTCTTTTAGCCAACACCGACAAATTAAAAGGTAAATTAAAAGAAAAAGTAGAGGCTTCCGCCGAGCGTGGAATTTTGTCTAAAAAACTGGCCACCATTATCTGCGATGCCCCTGTGGAATTCCATCAGGAACAATATGATCTGGAGACTCCGGATTTTGAAAAGGTAAAAGAAGTTTTTGACGAAATAGAATTCAGAAGGCTGTATGAAAATCTTTACCGAGCCTTTTCTCCGGCCGCCACAGGAACTGTTGTGGTTGCAGAAATAGACGTTACCATTGCCGAAACTCCGCAGCAAAAAGTGGCACAGGCAGTGGGACAGCTTGATCTGTTTGCCACGTATGAAGAGCTGGATCAGGCCACATCTACCAAGTCTACCATCGAACAGAACGATCATCTGTATCAGTTTATCGATAATCCGAAAGCACAGAAAATCCTTGTCGACAATTTACTAAAACAACGGGTAGTCTGCTTTGATACCGAAACCACTTCTCTTAACGAACTTGAAGCCGAGCTGGTGGGGATGAGTTTCAGCTACAAAAAAGGTTTGGCCTATTATATTCCTCTTTCTGAAGATCAGGGTGAAGTATTGCAGACGCTTGAGATTTTCAGGCCGTTTTTCGAAAAGGAAGATCTGATTAAAGTAGCACATAATTTAAAATTCGATTATAAAATCCTGAAAAGATATAATATCACCGTGAAGGGCGCAATGTTCGACACGATGATCGCACATTATCTCCTGAATCCTGACGGAAGACACGGAATGGATTATCTTTCTGAAATATACCTGGGGTATAAACCTGTTTCCATTGAAACCATTATCGGTAAAAAGGGAAAAAAACAGGGAAATTTCAGGGATGCAGATCTCAGGACACAGACCGATTATGCGGCAGAAGATGCCGATGTCACTTTCCAGCTTTACGAACTTTTCGCCCCACAGCTTAAAAAGGAAAATTTAGAAGATCTTTTTTTCAAGATAGAAATGCCGCTGATGGAGGTTTTGGCTAAAATGGAGCTGGCCGGAATTTCCCTTGATGAAAAATGGCTTGCCCAGGAAAGTGTAGATCTGGAAAACGATCTGAAGCAGCTGGAAGCCAAAATTTTTGAACTTTCAGGAGAAGAATTCAACGTCAACTCTCCGAAACAGCTGGGAGATATCCTTTTCGAAAAGCTGCAGCTGGACCCGAAAGCCAAGAAAACGAAAACCGGACAATACGCGACTTCGGAAGATATCCTGCAGAAGCTTGCGTCCAAACATGAGATTATTCAGCATATCCTTGAATACAGAACGTATCAGAAATTAAAATCAACTTACGTTGATGCATTACCGTCACAGATTGAAAAATCGGACAACCGCGTTCATACGAATTTCTCACAGACTACTGCCGCAACGGGCCGTCTGGCGAGTGTCAATCCGAATCTTCAGAACATTCCGATCAGAACGTTGAGAGGCCAGCAGATCCGTGGTGCTTTTGTGGCGGGAGAAGGTAAAAAAATTATTTCTGCCGATTATTCACAGATCGAGCTTCGTCTTATTGCTGAAATTTCCGGAGAAGATAATATGATTAAGGCTTTCCAGAACGGAGAAGATATTCACGCTTCCACAGCGGCAAGGCTGTTTAATATTCCGCTTGAGGAGGTTTCAAAAATCCAGAGAAGCCAGGCGAAGACCGTCAACTTCGGGATTTTGTACGGACAGGGCGCTTTCGCTCTTGCAGAGCAGACCGGATTGTCCAGAAGTGAGGCGAAACAGATGATCGATGCGTATTATGCTACTTATCCGAAACTGAAAGAGTATATGGCAGAGCAGGTGAAAAGAGCCCGTGAAATCGGTTATGTGGAAACCATTCTGGGAAGAAAGCGTCATTTGAAAGATATCAATTCCAATAATTTTGTGGTTCGCGGACACGCCGAGAGAAATGCCGTAAATGCCCCGATTCAGGGAAGTGCCGCCGATGTGGTGAAGATGGCGATGATTAAAATTCAGAAAGAACTTGAAAAAGAAAAATTAAAAACCAAAATGCTGCTGCAGGTACATGACGAATTGGTTTTTGAAGCTCCGGCTGATGAAATCGATGTAGCCACCAACATCATTAAAATGGAAATGGAAAATGCTATTGAAACACAGGTTCCATTGCTGGTGGAAGTAGGTGTTGGGAATAATTGGCTGGAAGCGCATTGATTAACCATATAGATGCTTCGACAGGTTCAGCATGACAATGCTAATATTAACTAACTGTTTAAACGGTGAATTTTTAGTAATGTTATATTGAGCCAGTCGAAGCATTTTTCATTATCTGTTGTAAGAATTCGGCAGGTTTATTTGTTCAAATTTTCAATTTCCTTATTCATTTTTTCTTCCCAACCTTTTCCGTTTCTTTTATCAAGATAAGGCTTTACTGTTTCTTCATATTTTTGTTGTCCTTCACCATCAATTATATCAACAATACAACCTGTATTGAAATAGCTTATCCCGAATTTTTTCCGGATACTGTCTATTTTATTCTGCGTTTTGGTATCATATTCCGGAATAGGAAGTCCACATGCAAACCGGTACATAATTTTATCTTTTTTGATATCTTCTTTTGCCTGCTGAATATATTCATTTTCAGATTCTTTAATGGCTTTTCGGGTTGATATGTAAGTAGCTGCATCAAAATATATAACATAGCTTAACAATATACCACAGAATACGGTAAATACTAAAAGAAATTTATTTTTCGGATTTAAATTTTTAATTCTCAAATGACTAATCAGCCAGGCAATCAAAGCAAATATAGCCAAAGCGATCAAAAGATATTGCGGCCTGCTTTCCGATATAATTGTCCGAACATCAGATTTTCCCGGATATATAAGAAGATAGCCACCTAAAGTATGTACTGCAATAAACAACAGTACAACAACAATATTAATTGTGAGCAGCTTTCTGGAAACCATGATTTAATTTATGATAAAGCTAAGGTAAAAAATGCGGCAAACATGATCCCGCTAATCAGCAAAATAAAAATGGCAAACTTCTTAATATCTTCCAGTTCTCTGCCATATTTCAGAATAAGCTTTCTGAATCCTCCGGAAATGAGCGTCATTAAAGCAGTAAGGAAAAGCAAACCCAGTGCGGTGCAGATTCCAAATCCAAAGGGTCCGCCGGATCTTTTCTGTAAGAAAAAAGGCAGAATATCATACAAAAGAAGAATATTCCAAAGGAGAATAAATACCACCGGAAAAAACGGCTTCAATGGAAATCCGCCCTGTCTCTGCTGACGGATGATCTGCTGATCTTTTTCGGTAAGAGGAAAATTGGCTTTCTCCAAAAATCCGGTCTGTTTAATCTGGCTGATCACAAATTCAGGATCTTTCATGGTCCAGAAAATCACGTTCTGATTATAATTTTCTACTCTGTGTAAAATTTTAATTCCCTGTCCGATAAGAGGAATAGCCATATAAGGTTTAATCGAAATAATATCCTGCGGCTGGAAAATAACATTTCCGGCAAGTGAGGCATCTATTTTGAGCGTATTTTCGTCAGCATAAAGGTTGGCAAAAGGATAACTTGCATTTACTCTTCCAATTCTCGCACCGCCTGTAAGTTTAAATTGTTTCATGGTTTAGTTTATTTTGTCATTCTGGTAATGGCCAGATCATTGGTAGGTTTAATTCATAACTAATAAGGATAGTTCCATTTGATCCTATCGAGTTCTTTGTCAAGCTCATGTCGCAGAATTTCATTTTTTATCTGCCACTCATTATAATTTGATAGTGTGAAGCTTTGATATATTTTTAAAAGTTTAATTAAATCTTCCTTAAACAGGCGAAAACCTTCATAGGGACCATCAAGATCATACATTGAATATTCTGAAAATCCGTAAAGCAGATACTGCTCATCTTTCGTAAGTCTTTCTTCATAAGAAATTTCACAGATTATCTTAAGCGCTTTTTTAAATTCCAAAGATTTTGTATTTAACAAATGATAAAGAATTCCGAGTATTGCCCTGCAAACAATTTCCATATCAGCATTTTGAGAATTCCTGTCTAATAAGGTAATTAAATCATGAGTAGAATTTGTTGTGGAGATTTCAATAAACTCATATTCGGATGTTTTTTCTGAGGACAGAATTTCATCCGACCAACCTGTTATAAAATCATTTGTAATGATACCGTACTTTCTTAATTCGGCAAAAACTTTTAATAAATTTTTGTAACTTTTTATATTCTCTGCCATGAAAATCCTATTTCTGAATTTAATTCCACTTATCTATTTACCGACTGTTCGAGCCGTTATAGTGCCAATGATATACTTATTAATCCTGATAACAGCGAGATCGTCAGTAGGCTTCAATCCGTAATAATGTTCTAGTTTTTTTAATTTTTGGGAAAGCATTTCTTCGGAATCAATATTATCTGTATCTATCAGGAGATAATTAATCGGATCAATTTTCTCATTGTGACTGGTCTTTTTAACAGCTGTAAAAGAAGAAATTCCATCTGTCGCAATGGAAACGTTTTTCATCTGATTGAAAAATATTTTCTGAGTCTGATTGTTGTACCAGTCATCAAAATTTTCCTTCAGATGATAAGCAAGATAATCAGGTTTATTATCTCTTTCAAATTCAGTGATTTTTCCATCGATACAAATCAAACCATCACCGATGCTTAGAATGATTCCTTTATCCGTTTTCATATCATAAAGAAGAAGAATTACCGTCGTAAGCAGCTCTTTTTCATCGAGCATGAGATGATTTTTGAGAACAATGATTTCTTTAAAGAGCTCTTTTAATACAGCTTTCAACTCGTCTTCAAGACTATCTACATGGCTGGTTTCGTATAATTCTTCATATCCTTTTTCAATACTTATTTTCCGCAAAATTTTGCCAAATAAGGCAGATGCAAACTGACTTTCCATGGCTGTTGAGCATCCGTCCATCACAGCACACAAGATTTTATTGCTTCCTATTTTCTTTGTAATCAAAAAATCTTCGCAATGATTGATATGGTATTCACCGATCTGCAGAACGGAATATATCTTCATGGTTCGGTATAAAAAATTATAAGTTTAAATGCCTTATGCACTAAATTCAATGCCGCCAACATACGTCAGAGAGAAAAAATCGTTCTCAACGGAAACGGGCTTCGGAACCTGTCCTTTATTAAGGAAGATGATGGCATTCACTTCAAATTTCAGATTGATCTCATTAAGCCTGTTCACCAATATCGGGAGCCACTGTTCGGCAAAAGAATACGCGGCGAATTTTTCATAGATGGTTTTGTTTCCATCTTCATAGCCGTACTCTACAAAATCATGATCAAGCCACACCACATTCTGTGAAGCGGCAAATTTTGAAATATGGATGTCATCAGATTCTTCAAGGAGATAATAGTTTTCATCTTCTTCCACAAAATCATAAAAATCTTCTTCACTGTTAAAATTTCCTACCCAAAAATCTAATGTATCTGTATGCATTGTTAATTTTCTTGTTTATGGCTTCAAAGTTAGGATATATTTAGTCAAAATAAGGTTTCAATTCCTGTAAAAATTTGATTTGTTCGGTAATGTGCTTAACGCTCAATTCAGGATTTATAATGACCTGATCCAAGCTTTTTAAATATTTTTCAGAACTTCCTTTGCCTTCTTGCTGTTCAATTATTTTAGCAATCTGAATATTTCTTACTTTGGAAATTTCACCTTGTTCAATCAGCATCTTGTTCCATAGTTTCAAGTATTTAGAAAGGTTATTTGTTTTATTGATAATGTCAAGATAAGCTACAGCTTCCAATACAGCTTGCTGATCAAAGTCAAGCTCAGGTTTTTGCAAATAATATTCTAAATATTGATGAAGATATTCTATTGTTTCAGGAGTATTATGATAAGCAAGAACCAGAGCATATAAATCTCCCGCATAGCACACTTCACTTTTGAGTAAATGAACACCAATGATGGGTATTTGACTTTCATAATTTTTCAATACAGACAGATAAGCTCCAACTGTTCTGGTTCTCCAATTAAAATCTCCTAAGAGCGCTAAAGTTACATCTTCGGTCAATTCATTTTTCAATTCCAGAAGATAATCTACCCACGAAAGGTCATGGGTATTTCTTATTTTCATATATAATGGAAGAACCCATTTATCGGTAAACTCTTTACTTAACTGAAAATTATTCTGATGACTTTCTAACTGGTTAAAAACAGAAGCATGCCTTATTATTGCTCCTGCTGAATGTAAATTTAATTCTTCCTGAAACTCGTTATTCATGTTAAAATAATGATTAGTCTTAATACAATTTAAATGATAAAATAAACATACTTAAAAAATAATACAGCATTGAAGCACTGAGAAATAAAGTACAGAATATTACATTAAAGCTAAAATATCCACGTATAATAGGGATATTTTCCAATATGGAATTGATTCCGTAAAGCATTAAAAAATATCCTGGAATTAAAAAATTCATCAATACCAAAAAGAAGCAGTTTTGTAATACTTCATCGTAGAAAAATCCGGGAGTTATTGCAATGATGTACAGACTTGAAATAATTGAAACAGCAAAAATTATGGTTACATATATCTTTAACTTCAATTGCTTATTTTCCCTCCTAAAAAACAGAAAATAATGGAAATTTGATATTCCCAATAAAATTGTTATAAAAATTAAAAATTCCTGCATCTTATAAAATTCTCTTTCCCGCTTCACTTTCCTGAATCGTCTTTTCCAATCTTGACAATCTGGTTTTTTCCTGTTTCGCCCGCATGATCCAGTGCAGCATTACTTTTTTATAAGAAGGCGCCTGATTGTTGAAAAATGCCCAGGCTTTTTTGTTGTCCTTAAATTGTTTTTCAAAGTCCGGACTCAATGCAGCGGTTTCATTTTCGTGAGAGTATATTGCTGATTTCTCTTCCTTTCTAAGCTGAAAAGCCTTTTCTCCGGCCTCTGTCATGAGACCTGCATTTGTAAGTTCTTCCATTTTCCTGATATTAACGGCACTCCAGATGCTTGTCGGTTTTCTCGGTGTAAAACGGATGCTGTAACTTTCTTCATCAACAGATCTCCGCACGCCGTCTATCCATCCGAAACATAAAGCCTGATCTACAGATTCCGGCCAAGTTATGGAAGGTTTCCCGGTTCCGACTTTGTAAAATCCGACCAGCAGTTCTTTTTCTGACTGATGGTTTTCTTCAAGCCATTTTCTGAATTTCTGCGGTGTAGAAAAAAAGGTTGGTTTCATGGTTTCAAACTTTCGTCTAAAATACTTATTTTTCTTTACAAGGTCTTGAAGGATTTCGGGGGCGGGAGCTTTGCTCCCGCCCCCGAAATCCTCTATCATTTAATTTTTTATATATAATACAAAAGACCTCATCGAGGTCTTTGTTTTTTAATCTATTTCTGCTTTCAGGAAAAGATCCTGAATCTGTATTTCATCTTCACAGGTTTTTTTAAAGTCTGTTACAAATTCTTTTAAGCGTTCCGGATTGTTGGAATAGGCACAAAACATGTCGGCTTCCGGATCAAATTTAATTTCATCTGCAAGATCGGGCCTTTTTTCTTCTACAAAAACTTTCGCAAGTGAAGCCCAATCGTATCCATTGCCTTCGAAACCTTCATCTTTGCGCCACTCGAAAATTTCGGGTTTGTAGGTTCCTGCATTTAAACATACTGAAAAAGTCTTTTCTGAGGCTACCCAAAAAAAGGGTTTGATTGCCGTTTCAAAATTGTACGCTTCCATACTTTATTATTTTTAAATGATATTAAAGATAATAAATTTTGAACATGGATGCTATTTTATAACATTTATTAACTTTTGGGACCATTTTTATCTTCTTCAGAAAAGAAAAAACAGAATAGCTACTCCTACGAGCTGAGCTATTCTGTAACCAATTTTATTTTTACTAAGATGATTGTAGGTATTAGTTACCGCTGCTTGGCCAAAGACCCTCGTATTTAGAATTTCCGTAGTCGATTGTTTCGGCACTTACAATGAAACTGATCAGCATGCTGTTTTCGTCTACAGCGTCAAAATCTACTTCATGCTGAATTACATATCCGTTTTCCCAGTTTAATGTGATCAATGTGCCTTCTTCGTGGGATTTGTTAAATGTAATTTCACCTGTTGTAGGTTTGTATTTTCCGTTCAGTAAACTTTCCAGGATATCTGATTTTTCAGTGGCTTCTACTGTAACTTTAATTAATGCGTTTGATGGGTCTGAAGCTACTCTCCCAGATACGTCCGTTGATCTTGACACACTGTAATTCAGCTTTAATAATTTTTGACCTTCTCCTCCGTTGAATTTTAAAATTCCTCTTGAATTTGTTGCCATGATTTGTAAATTTTAATCGTTAATAATATTTTGTGATTTGGTTGGTTTCGTTGATTTGTTGATTCAAAGATAGATCACAAATTTTAATTCCGAAAATTTTGTAATATTAATTTTATTTTTTGTCGTAATTCTACGATTTGATGTCGTAATTCTACTACAAATGAAATAAAAAATTACATAATAATCTACAAATCATATATTTAAAATTTAAATAAAATTAATACTGATAAATATCATTACACAATAAAGGGAAATATTAAGATTTATTTAAGGTGATTTT comes from the Chryseobacterium nepalense genome and includes:
- a CDS encoding immunity 51 family protein produces the protein MEAYNFETAIKPFFWVASEKTFSVCLNAGTYKPEIFEWRKDEGFEGNGYDWASLAKVFVEEKRPDLADEIKFDPEADMFCAYSNNPERLKEFVTDFKKTCEDEIQIQDLFLKAEID
- the tssD gene encoding type VI secretion system tube protein TssD, whose translation is MATNSRGILKFNGGEGQKLLKLNYSVSRSTDVSGRVASDPSNALIKVTVEATEKSDILESLLNGKYKPTTGEITFNKSHEEGTLITLNWENGYVIQHEVDFDAVDENSMLISFIVSAETIDYGNSKYEGLWPSSGN